One window from the genome of Kryptolebias marmoratus isolate JLee-2015 linkage group LG1, ASM164957v2, whole genome shotgun sequence encodes:
- the LOC108233581 gene encoding cyclin-G2 isoform X2 → MRDLQGVDGLLLKELKSCCAEEDNFLPRETGLKLMESTSPEVHSGVSAKCRDSRVEELWSLTSFFGYSTQTFVQAVNLLDRFLTNMKVQPKHVPCIGVCCLHIAAKMFEEESNVSPSHELIRISHSKFTVSDCSRMEKIILEKLCVEPKAVTALTFLHLYYSAVNSLFAGREEIPSIGRLEAQLKACLCRLVFSKAKIGDSELLHWKELVTKCMTDYCSSECNKPDNKKLVWILSRRTAQSLQSRHFIAPGLPTIPEMSWDESESEDSCEDMSCGEESPCGSLGSDGEGAFFPSTFLDCVA, encoded by the exons ATGAGGGATCTTCAGGGCGTTGACGGCTTGCTCTTGAAAGAGCTGAAGTCATGCTGTGCAGAAGAGGACAACTTTCTTCCCAGGGAAACCGGCCTGAAGCTGATGGAGTCCACATCCCCGGAG GTTCACTCTGGAGTTTCTGCAAAGTGCAGAGACAGCAGGGTGGAAGAACTGTGGAGCCTGACCAGTTTCTTTGGCTACAGCACTCAGACTTTCGTCCAAGCTGTCAATTTGCTCGACAGATTTCTCACCAACATGAAG GTCCAGCCCAAACATGTACCCTGTATCGGAGTGTGCTGTCTTCACATAGCTGCCAAAATGTTCGAGGAGGAGAGTAATGTCTCGCCCTCACACGAACTCATTCGCATCAGCCATAGCAAGTTCACTGTTTCCGATTGTAGCCGCATGGAGAAGATCATTTTGGAGAAACTCTGTGTGGAGCCCAAAGCTGTGACGGCCCTAACCTTCCTGCACCTCTACTACTCAGCTGTCAACTCCCTGTTCGCTGGAAg GGAGGAGATCCCAAGCATCGGGAGACTGGAAGCCCAGCTAAAAGCCTGCTTATGTCGCCTTGTTTTCTCTAAAGCAAAA ATCGGTGACAGCGAGCTGCTCCACTGGAAGGAACTCGTGACCAAGTGCATGACTGATTACTGCTCGAGTGAGTGCAACAAACCAGACAACAAGAAACTCGTCTGGATCCTGTCCAGGAGGACAGCGCAGAGTCTTCAGAGCCGCCACTTCATTGCGCCCGGCCTGCCAACCATTCCTGAGATGAGCTGGGACGAAAGTGAAAG CGAGGACTCCTGCGAGGACATGAGCTGCGGAGAAGAAAGTCCATGTGGCTCACTGGGAAGCGACGGTGAGGGAGCTTTCTTCCCCTCCACGTTCCTCGACTGCGTAGCGTGA
- the LOC108233581 gene encoding cyclin-G2 isoform X1: MRDLQGVDGLLLKELKSCCAEEDNFLPRETGLKLMESTSPEVHSGVSAKCRDSRVEELWSLTSFFGYSTQTFVQAVNLLDRFLTNMKVQPKHVPCIGVCCLHIAAKMFEEESNVSPSHELIRISHSKFTVSDCSRMEKIILEKLCVEPKAVTALTFLHLYYSAVNSLFAGREEIPSIGRLEAQLKACLCRLVFSKAKPSVLALSLIAQEFEALRSATLLKIVQQFQRHLMIGDSELLHWKELVTKCMTDYCSSECNKPDNKKLVWILSRRTAQSLQSRHFIAPGLPTIPEMSWDESESEDSCEDMSCGEESPCGSLGSDGEGAFFPSTFLDCVA, encoded by the exons ATGAGGGATCTTCAGGGCGTTGACGGCTTGCTCTTGAAAGAGCTGAAGTCATGCTGTGCAGAAGAGGACAACTTTCTTCCCAGGGAAACCGGCCTGAAGCTGATGGAGTCCACATCCCCGGAG GTTCACTCTGGAGTTTCTGCAAAGTGCAGAGACAGCAGGGTGGAAGAACTGTGGAGCCTGACCAGTTTCTTTGGCTACAGCACTCAGACTTTCGTCCAAGCTGTCAATTTGCTCGACAGATTTCTCACCAACATGAAG GTCCAGCCCAAACATGTACCCTGTATCGGAGTGTGCTGTCTTCACATAGCTGCCAAAATGTTCGAGGAGGAGAGTAATGTCTCGCCCTCACACGAACTCATTCGCATCAGCCATAGCAAGTTCACTGTTTCCGATTGTAGCCGCATGGAGAAGATCATTTTGGAGAAACTCTGTGTGGAGCCCAAAGCTGTGACGGCCCTAACCTTCCTGCACCTCTACTACTCAGCTGTCAACTCCCTGTTCGCTGGAAg GGAGGAGATCCCAAGCATCGGGAGACTGGAAGCCCAGCTAAAAGCCTGCTTATGTCGCCTTGTTTTCTCTAAAGCAAAA CCGTCAGTGTTGGCTCTGTCCCTCATTGCTCAGGAGTTTGAAGCCCTTCGGTCTGCCACATTGTTGAAGATTGTCCAGCAATTCCAAAGGCATCTGATG ATCGGTGACAGCGAGCTGCTCCACTGGAAGGAACTCGTGACCAAGTGCATGACTGATTACTGCTCGAGTGAGTGCAACAAACCAGACAACAAGAAACTCGTCTGGATCCTGTCCAGGAGGACAGCGCAGAGTCTTCAGAGCCGCCACTTCATTGCGCCCGGCCTGCCAACCATTCCTGAGATGAGCTGGGACGAAAGTGAAAG CGAGGACTCCTGCGAGGACATGAGCTGCGGAGAAGAAAGTCCATGTGGCTCACTGGGAAGCGACGGTGAGGGAGCTTTCTTCCCCTCCACGTTCCTCGACTGCGTAGCGTGA